One region of Pseudomonadota bacterium genomic DNA includes:
- a CDS encoding type I restriction-modification system subunit M N-terminal domain-containing protein, with protein sequence MRARKNKNNGNNKRLVTQQSVNAVIKNICDIMRRSNCAGALQYVPELTWILFLRILDEHEMREIEEAEAVGYDYTPSLVAP encoded by the coding sequence ATGAGAGCGAGGAAAAATAAAAATAACGGGAACAATAAACGCCTTGTCACCCAGCAGTCCGTGAATGCCGTAATCAAAAACATCTGCGACATTATGCGGAGGTCGAACTGTGCTGGCGCTTTACAGTATGTCCCCGAGCTTACCTGGATTCTTTTCCTGAGAATCCTTGATGAGCATGAGATGAGAGAGATAGAAGAAGCAGAAGCAGTGGGGTATGATTACACCCCGTCACTTGTTGCACC
- a CDS encoding restriction endonuclease subunit S, producing MTTEPIDFKSDFKRPLPDGWRWVRLGEVCRVVGGSTPRTDNPSYWDGGIVWITPTDLGKFDGIHITTSIRKITRTGYESCGTELLPTGSVVLSSRAPIGHLGIADVPLCTNQGCKSFIPGEKIESNFLFWVLKKFVTQLQALGSGATFTEISKSNLQSFLIPLPPLSEQKRIAAILNEQMETVRKARKATQAQLEAAKSLSASYLRQVFPRLDEELPEGWRWVRLGEEGHFNSGGTPSKENPKFWNGAIPFVTGADITELYISAQHARAFLTEDGLLSGKTAVCVPGTVLLVTRTRVGRVGIAIEEMGASQDLSPFVCGPNINPDFVVRYILSISDYLIENCRGATIQGLTRDFIHSIEIPLPPLSEQKGIAAILNEQMEKVGKVRRALEAQLEHINTLPASLLRRAFEGGL from the coding sequence ATGACAACCGAACCTATTGATTTTAAATCAGATTTTAAAAGACCTCTTCCTGACGGCTGGCGATGGGTAAGGTTGGGGGAGGTGTGCCGAGTTGTCGGAGGTTCTACACCAAGAACAGATAACCCTTCTTACTGGGATGGTGGCATCGTTTGGATTACTCCCACTGATTTAGGGAAGTTTGATGGAATTCACATAACAACTTCAATTAGAAAAATTACAAGAACCGGATATGAAAGTTGTGGAACAGAATTGCTTCCAACCGGATCTGTCGTTCTATCGAGTAGAGCACCAATAGGGCATCTTGGAATTGCTGATGTTCCTCTATGTACCAATCAAGGATGTAAAAGTTTTATTCCTGGTGAAAAGATCGAATCTAATTTTTTGTTTTGGGTGCTTAAGAAATTTGTGACGCAGCTACAAGCATTGGGTAGCGGAGCAACATTCACAGAAATATCAAAATCCAACTTACAAAGTTTCTTAATTCCCCTCCCACCCCTCTCTGAGCAGAAACGGATTGCGGCGATATTGAATGAGCAGATGGAGACAGTACGAAAGGCACGGAAAGCAACACAAGCCCAGTTGGAAGCCGCCAAATCCCTCTCCGCTTCCTACTTGCGGCAGGTCTTCCCTCGACTTGATGAAGAACTGCCGGAAGGCTGGCGGTGGGTACGGTTGGGGGAAGAAGGACACTTTAATTCTGGCGGAACTCCTTCAAAGGAAAATCCTAAATTTTGGAATGGGGCAATCCCATTTGTTACAGGTGCCGACATTACCGAGTTGTATATATCTGCACAGCATGCACGGGCTTTTTTAACAGAGGATGGTTTATTATCAGGCAAAACAGCCGTTTGTGTACCAGGAACAGTACTTTTGGTCACAAGAACCAGGGTTGGCCGTGTGGGTATCGCTATTGAAGAGATGGGAGCCAGTCAAGACCTGAGTCCTTTCGTGTGTGGTCCAAACATCAACCCTGATTTTGTTGTGAGATACATTTTGAGCATTTCTGACTATCTCATTGAAAACTGCCGTGGGGCAACCATACAAGGATTAACAAGGGATTTTATACATTCTATCGAAATCCCCCTCCCTCCCCTCTCAGAGCAGAAGGGGATTGCGGCGATATTGAATGAGCAGATGGAGAAGGTGGGGAAAGTACGGAGGGCACTGGAGGCACAACTGGAGCACATTAACACCCTGCCGGCTTCGCTCTTGCGGCGGGCATTTGAAGGAGGATTATAA